A genomic stretch from Helianthus annuus cultivar XRQ/B chromosome 1, HanXRQr2.0-SUNRISE, whole genome shotgun sequence includes:
- the LOC110874488 gene encoding uncharacterized protein LOC110874488, with amino-acid sequence MLLKCSFSGNKDWWSWEADPGGTFSVQNIKKLIRSGRDVRRIHDMVWTGWVPIKVNIHAWRLHMDRLPTKKALIRRQVTVEDDSCVICQSVEESALHLFTECLLSCGVWHCGSSLRDGVDWTLFACSRSKI; translated from the coding sequence ATGTTGTTAAAGTGCTCTTTTTCGGGCAACAAAGACTGGTGGAGCTGGGAAGCCGATCCGGGTGGAACCTTCTCTGTTCAAAATATTAAGAAGTTGATTCGAAGTGGCAGAGACGTGAGGAGGATTCATGACATGGTGTGGACCGGGTGGGTACCGATTAAGGTGAACATTCATGCGTGGAGGCTCCATATGGACCGATTGCCCACAAAGAAGGCGCTGATTAGGAGGCAGGTTACTGTGGAAGACGATTCTTGTGTGATCTGTCAATCGGTGGAGGAATCTGCTCTTCACCTTTTTACCGAATGTTTGCTCAGTTGTGGCGTGTGGCACTGTGGCAGTTCATTGAGAGATGGTGTCGACTGGACCCTATTCGCTTGCTCGAGATCAAAGATATAA
- the LOC110864154 gene encoding ETO1-like protein 1, whose amino-acid sequence MRTFFPSESCKETHLNALNPQSWLQVERGKLSKVSPHSPSSLETLIKVPDPPILPFFKPVDYVEVLAQIHKELESCPPHERTNLYLLQFQVFKGLGDIKLMRRSLRLAWLKASTVHERLVFGAWLKYEKRGEELISDLLSSCGKCSKEFGLIDIGCEFPSVVNSSLVDGAVVDQKNNISGTVSFKIGDDKITCDRQKMATLSPPFRSMLNGCFLESVSEDIDLSKNDISSAGMKVISEFSSTGILPDLPTDLLLEIMVFSSKFCCENLKDSCDRKLAKFVSSRNDAVELMEYALEENCPVLAASCLQIFLQELPDSLNDERVVDLLTSVNSLHRSIMVGSASFSLYCLLSQVAMDLDSGSDKSARFLEQLVDSTENSRQKMVAYHMLGCVKLAKKEYDEAERVFEVALSEGHVYSVIGLTRIGQIKGGKLESYNKLSSVISNYTPLGWMYQERSLYCENNEKRWEDLEKATELDPTLTYPYMYRAASLMKKQNVQDSLAEINKILGFKLAVECLELRFCFYLVLEDYQSAICDVQAILTISPDYRMFEGRVPATQFQTLVREHVPNWTTADYWLQLYDRWSAVDDIGSLSVIYQMLDSETAKGVLYFRQSLLLLRLNCPEAAMRSLQLARQHASSEHERLVYEGWILYDTGHCDEGLKKAEESISLNRSFEAFFLKAYALADSSQDPTCSSTVVALLQDALKCPSDRLRKGQALNNLGSVYVDSGKLDLAADCYINALKIRHTRAHQGLARVHYLKNDKAAAYEEMTKLIEKARNNASAYEKRSEYCEREQTKIDLEMVTRLDPLRVYPYRYRAAVLMDNHKEKEAIAELSRAIAFKADLHLLHLRAAFHEHIGDVSGAMRDCRAALSFDPNHQEMLELRSRVNSQEP is encoded by the exons ATGAGGACATTCTTTCCATCTGAATCTTGTAAAGAAACACATCTAAATGCTCTGAATCCACAATCATGGCTGCAAGTTGAAAGAGGAAAGCTTTCGAAAGTTTCGCCGCACTCGCCTTCTTCGCT AGAAACGCTAATCAAAGTGCCCGATCCGCCGATTCTTCCATTCTTTAAGCCTGTTGATTACGTAGAAGTTTTAGCTCAAATCCACAAAGAACTTGAATCATGCCCTCCACATGAACGCACAAACCTCTATTTATTACAATTTCAAGTCTTTAAAGGCCTCGGTGACATTAAGTTAATGAGAAGAAGCCTTAGATTAGCTTGGCTCAAAGCAAGTACGGTTCATGAACGGCTCGTTTTTGGGGCATGGTTAAAATATGAAAAACGAGGTGAAGAACTTATATCGGATTTACTCTCTTCGTGTGGTAAATGTTCTAAAGAGTTTGGGTTAATAGATATTGGTTGCGAGTTCCCTTCGGTTGTAAACTCTAGTTTAGTTGATGGCGCAGTCGTTGATCAAAAGAATAATATATCGGGAACGGTTTCGTTTAAAATCGGGGATGATAAAATAACATGCGATAGACAAAAAATGGCGACCCTTTCACCCCCTTTTCGTTCTATGCTTAACGGGTGTTTTCTTGAATCGGTATCCGAAGACATAGATTTGTCGAAAAACGATATTTCATCTGCGGGTATGAAGGTGATAAGTGAATTTAGCTCAACCGGTATTTTACCCGATTTACCAACCGATCTTTTACTAGAAATCATGGTGTTTTCGAGTAAATTTTGTTGCGAGAATCTTAAAGATTCTTGTGATCGGAAACTTGCAAAATTTGTTTCATCAAGAAACGATGCGGTTGAACTTATGGAATACGCTCTCGAAGAGAATTGCCCGGTTCTTGCTGCCTCGTGTTTGCAGATTTTCCTTCAAGAACTCCCGGATTCTCTTAACGATGAGCGGGTTGTTGACTTGTTGACCAGTGTTAACAGTTTGCATAGATCTATTATGGTGGGGTCCGCTTCGTTTTCACTCTACTGTCTTTTAAGCCAGGTCGCGATGGATCTTGATTCGGGATCCGATAAGTCCGCTCGTTTCTTGGAACAATTAGTGGATTCTACGGAAAATAGTCGACAAAAGATGGTGGCATATCATATGTTAGGATGTGTGAAATTAGCCAAGAAAGAATATGACGAAGCCGAACGAGTCTTCGAGGTTGCGTTGAGTGAAGGACACGTTTATTCCGTCATAGGTTTGACCAGAATCGGTCAAATTAAGGGCGGAAAGCTTGAATCTTATAACAAACTTAGCTCAGTTATTTCGAATTACACCCCACTCGGGTGGATGTATCAAGAACGATCTTTATACTGCGAAAATAACGAAAAAAGATGGGAAGATCTCGAAAAAGCAACCGAATTGGATCCGACGTTAACGTACCCGTATATGTACCGTGCGGCTTCGTTAATGAAGAAACAAAACGTTCAAGATTCACTGGCGGAAATCAACAAGATTCTCGGTTTTAAACTTGCGGTTGAATGTTTGGAATTGAGGTTTTGTTTTTATCTAGTTCTCGAAGATTATCAATCGGCGATTTGCGATGTTCAGGCTATTCTTACGATTTCTCCTGATTATCGGATGTTTGAAGGGCGGGTACCCGCAACGCAATTTCAAACGTTAGTTCGTGAGCATGTTCCAAATTGGACGACCGCAGATTACTGGTTACAGTTGTATGATCGGTGGTCCGCTGTTGATGATATCGGGTCACTTTCGGTAATTTATCAAATGCTCGATTCTGAAACGGCTAAAGGCGTTTTATATTTTAGACAGTCTTTGCTTCTCCTCAG GTTAAATTGTCCGGAAGCAGCGATGCGGAGTTTACAACTGGCCCGTCAACATGCGTCAAGCGAACATGAACGTTTAGTTTACGAGGGTTGGATATTATACGATACGGGCCATTGCGATGAAGGGTTAAAGAAAGCCGAAGAATCTATTAGTTTGAATAGATCTTTTGAGGCCTTTTTTCTAAAAGCTTACGCTTTAGCGGATTCTAGTCAAGATCCGACCTGTTCTTCAACGGTTGTCGCACTTCTTCAAGATGCCCTTAAATGCCCTTCTGACAGGCTTCGCAAAGGCCAG GCGTTGAACAATCTTGGAAGTGTTTACGTAGACTCAGGTAAACTAGACCTTGCAGCCGATTGCTACATTAACGCACTTAAAATACGACACACGAGGGCCCACCAGGGGCTTGCTCGTGTCCATTATTTAAAAAACGACAAGGCAGCTGCCTATGAAGAAATGACAAAATTGATTGAAAAGGCTCGGAACAATGCGTCCGCTTATGAGAAACGATCAGAGTATTGTGAACGTGAACAGACGAAAATAGATCTTGAAATGGTCACTCGTTTAGATCCTCTTCGGGTTTACCCTTACAGATACCGTGCAGCAG TCTTGATGGACAACCACAAGGAGAAAGAAGCGATCGCCGAGCTTTCAAGAGCGATAGCGTTCAAAGCCGACTTGCATTTACTGCATTTGCGAGCAGCGTTTCATGAACATATCGGGGATGTATCGGGTGCCATGCGGGACTGTCGAGCCGCCCTCTCTTTCGACCCGAATCATCAAGAAATGCTTGAACTCCGAAGCCGTGTAAACAGCCAAGAACCTTAA